One part of the uncultured Celeribacter sp. genome encodes these proteins:
- a CDS encoding VIT1/CCC1 transporter family protein, translating to MRHMPRVTDYLKQIVYGGNDGIVTTFAIVAGFAGADASGTGQIGTLAVLVFGLANLFADATSMGLGEFLSARAARDMSQRRRAPLLRDPSRQLQPLINHLTAHGLTTLDATTLASLAAKSPDLLADLTLSHLEGLEDPGQGPLWPRALITFIAFVSFGTIPLLPYLLSAPAANPIGLASVATLIALALLGLLRHRATRAGLLRSVGETVAVGSICALVAYFVGILVAAIG from the coding sequence ATGCGCCACATGCCCCGTGTCACCGATTACCTCAAACAAATCGTCTATGGCGGCAACGACGGGATCGTCACCACCTTTGCGATCGTCGCGGGCTTTGCCGGCGCGGACGCCAGCGGCACAGGTCAGATCGGAACGCTGGCGGTTCTCGTCTTTGGTCTGGCCAATCTCTTTGCCGATGCAACCTCAATGGGGTTGGGAGAGTTCCTGTCAGCCCGGGCAGCACGCGACATGTCACAGCGCAGACGTGCGCCGCTGCTACGCGATCCGTCGCGCCAGTTGCAACCGCTCATCAACCATCTGACCGCGCACGGGCTGACCACTCTGGACGCCACGACCCTGGCATCTCTGGCGGCGAAATCGCCCGATCTTCTGGCCGATCTGACGCTCTCGCATCTGGAAGGTCTGGAAGATCCCGGACAGGGGCCGCTCTGGCCACGTGCCCTGATCACCTTTATCGCATTCGTCAGTTTCGGCACCATCCCCTTGCTGCCTTACCTGCTCAGTGCGCCTGCCGCGAACCCCATCGGTCTGGCCTCTGTCGCCACGCTGATCGCCCTCGCGTTGCTGGGGTTGCTGCGCCATCGGGCCACCCGCGCGGGGCTGCTGCGCTCTGTCGGGGAAACCGTGGCCGTGGGCAGCATCTGCGCCCTCGTCGCCTATTTTGTCGGTATTCTGGTGGCCGCCATCGGCTGA
- a CDS encoding TonB-dependent receptor, translating to MSNQNCWPKRAAGVAGVTSALLLSTMPSALLAQEVIEDLAPIVIENPDEAADGAVETLTPNGVTEVAGEVLTEQYGGDIGTALRATPGAFTRSPSDNPTVAVNIRGLQGFGRVNTMIDGIPQTFRNMSGHNGSFDDQVFVDPGLITTADIAKGAVAGADGLGALAGAANFRTIGIDDVLRDGANTGGMVKLTFGNNGKDVAATLAGAIQGSTESGAEWGAMAAVSGYNNGPFQDGHGTETSEYYQDEPRSILAKLRFRPNADTEINLTAQSYDNTFFPVSGSGYIWDTQRQSVSADLHYNPANALIDVTANVYWQDLDFNFPEDDDVSSSTYIGRAGTDRSTGANISNTSRLALSGGSLEMTYGLAIARNDFEVNELGGSNADGELTKSGAFFNGVYILGAWDLAAGLRYDAYELSGVIDEENVSRDDGEWNPSLSATYHLNDALSLSASYARTMRAPTATEMFYGGGSHATGSSTIYTNPDLEAEKADTFELGLAYASGPFWGGLTAFRSDIEDYITYQTDADDEVRYINVDGTTKMQGVELSAGYDGPRFFGSLALTVSDTDQPIAEQAGFGQDQYGELPDAYATLDLGMKLLDGDAKIGARVRYVGDSKVATMQSFGDMSGTLVDLDDYTLIDLYGSWQVTDTFEVFASVENLTDTFYREAGTGIGDTGEDLMGGSGIGGRGRTIQIGGTFRF from the coding sequence ATGTCTAATCAGAACTGCTGGCCCAAACGGGCGGCGGGCGTCGCCGGGGTGACGTCTGCGCTCTTGCTGTCGACCATGCCAAGTGCGCTTTTGGCGCAGGAAGTGATCGAGGATCTCGCGCCTATCGTGATCGAAAACCCGGATGAAGCCGCCGATGGTGCGGTCGAGACCCTGACACCGAACGGTGTGACCGAGGTCGCGGGCGAGGTCCTGACCGAACAATACGGTGGCGACATCGGCACCGCGCTGCGTGCGACGCCGGGGGCCTTCACCCGTTCGCCCTCCGACAACCCCACTGTGGCGGTGAACATCCGCGGCCTGCAAGGCTTCGGCCGGGTCAACACGATGATCGACGGCATTCCGCAGACCTTTCGCAACATGTCTGGCCACAACGGCTCCTTTGACGATCAGGTCTTTGTCGATCCGGGGTTGATTACGACTGCGGACATCGCCAAGGGGGCTGTGGCTGGGGCTGACGGTCTGGGCGCGCTGGCGGGGGCCGCCAATTTCCGGACCATTGGCATCGATGATGTGCTCCGGGACGGCGCCAACACCGGCGGAATGGTCAAGCTGACCTTTGGCAACAACGGCAAAGACGTTGCTGCGACCCTCGCCGGCGCCATTCAGGGCAGCACCGAAAGCGGTGCGGAATGGGGCGCGATGGCGGCGGTCAGCGGCTATAACAACGGCCCGTTCCAAGATGGGCACGGCACTGAGACCAGCGAATACTATCAGGACGAGCCGCGCAGCATCCTTGCCAAACTGCGGTTCCGGCCCAATGCGGATACGGAAATCAACCTGACTGCGCAAAGCTATGACAACACCTTCTTCCCGGTGAGCGGGTCGGGATATATCTGGGACACCCAACGTCAAAGCGTCTCTGCCGATCTGCACTACAATCCCGCAAACGCGCTGATTGATGTGACAGCAAATGTCTATTGGCAGGACCTCGATTTCAACTTCCCCGAGGACGATGACGTGAGCAGCTCCACCTATATCGGACGCGCGGGGACCGATCGCAGCACCGGGGCGAATATCAGCAACACCAGCCGTCTGGCGCTGTCGGGTGGTTCTCTGGAGATGACCTATGGTCTGGCCATTGCCCGCAATGATTTTGAGGTGAACGAACTGGGCGGCTCCAATGCCGATGGGGAATTGACCAAATCGGGGGCATTTTTCAACGGCGTCTACATTCTGGGCGCATGGGATCTGGCGGCCGGGTTGCGCTATGATGCCTATGAGCTGAGCGGTGTGATTGATGAGGAAAACGTGTCGCGTGATGATGGTGAATGGAACCCGTCGCTGTCGGCCACTTACCATCTGAACGACGCTCTGTCCCTGTCGGCGTCTTATGCCCGCACCATGCGTGCGCCCACGGCGACCGAGATGTTCTACGGCGGCGGCTCGCATGCAACAGGTTCCAGCACCATCTACACCAATCCTGATCTGGAGGCCGAAAAAGCCGACACGTTTGAGCTTGGTCTGGCCTATGCTTCGGGTCCGTTCTGGGGCGGTCTCACGGCCTTCCGCTCCGATATTGAGGATTATATCACCTATCAGACCGACGCCGACGATGAAGTGCGCTACATCAATGTCGATGGCACAACCAAGATGCAGGGCGTAGAGCTTTCGGCGGGCTATGACGGGCCGCGCTTCTTTGGCAGCCTTGCACTGACCGTGTCGGACACCGATCAGCCGATTGCCGAACAGGCGGGCTTTGGGCAGGACCAATATGGTGAATTGCCCGACGCATATGCCACGCTTGATCTGGGCATGAAGCTGCTGGACGGCGATGCCAAAATCGGTGCGCGCGTGCGCTATGTTGGCGACAGCAAGGTGGCGACCATGCAGTCCTTCGGTGATATGAGTGGCACGCTGGTGGATCTGGATGATTACACTCTGATCGATCTCTACGGGTCCTGGCAGGTGACGGATACATTCGAGGTGTTCGCCAGCGTGGAAAACCTGACCGACACCTTCTACCGCGAGGCAGGCACCGGCATTGGGGACACGGGCGAAGATCTGATGGGCGGGTCCGGGATCGGTGGTCGCGGTCGCACGATCCAGATTGGTGGGACCTTCCGCTTCTGA
- a CDS encoding NADP-dependent isocitrate dehydrogenase, translating into MTKIKVENPIVEMDGDEMTRIMWDFIKQKLILPYLDLDLLYYDLGIEERDRTEDQITIDAAMKTKEVGVAVKCATITPDEARVEEFGLKKMWRSPNGTIRNILGGVVFRQPIICRNVPRLVPGWTDPIVVGRHAFGDQYKATDFRFPGKGQLTMKFVGEDGTEIEKVVYDAPSAGVFQAMYNLDDSIRDFARASLNYGLNLGWPVYLSTKNTILKAYDGRFKDIFEEVYEAEFAEEFKKAGIWYEHRLIDDMVACAMKWSGKFVWACKNYDGDVQSDTVAQGFGSLGLMTSQLMTPDGKIVEAEAAHGTVTRHYRQHQAGEATSTNSIASIYAWTGGLKHRAKLDNNEQLMRFATTLEKVIVDTVESGFMTKDLALLVGPDQSWLTTMGFLEKIDENLNRALAG; encoded by the coding sequence ATGACGAAGATCAAGGTAGAAAACCCCATTGTAGAAATGGACGGCGATGAAATGACCCGCATCATGTGGGACTTCATCAAACAGAAACTGATCCTGCCCTATCTCGATCTCGACCTTCTCTATTACGATCTGGGCATCGAAGAGCGTGACCGCACCGAAGACCAGATCACCATCGACGCCGCGATGAAGACCAAAGAGGTCGGCGTGGCCGTGAAATGTGCGACCATCACCCCGGACGAAGCCCGCGTCGAAGAATTCGGCCTGAAAAAGATGTGGCGCTCACCCAACGGGACGATCCGCAACATCCTGGGCGGCGTGGTGTTCCGCCAGCCGATCATCTGCCGCAACGTGCCGCGCCTTGTGCCCGGCTGGACCGACCCCATCGTGGTTGGTCGTCACGCCTTTGGCGACCAGTATAAAGCCACCGATTTCCGGTTCCCTGGCAAGGGGCAACTGACGATGAAATTCGTCGGCGAAGACGGCACGGAGATTGAGAAAGTCGTTTATGACGCGCCATCTGCCGGTGTGTTCCAGGCGATGTACAACCTCGACGACAGCATTCGCGATTTCGCCCGGGCCTCGCTCAACTATGGTCTGAACCTTGGCTGGCCGGTGTATCTGTCCACCAAGAACACCATCCTCAAAGCCTATGACGGGCGCTTCAAGGACATCTTCGAAGAAGTCTATGAGGCCGAATTTGCCGAAGAGTTCAAAAAGGCCGGAATCTGGTACGAACACCGGCTGATCGACGACATGGTGGCTTGCGCCATGAAATGGTCCGGCAAATTCGTCTGGGCCTGTAAGAACTACGATGGCGACGTCCAGTCCGACACCGTTGCGCAGGGTTTTGGGTCTCTGGGTCTGATGACCTCGCAACTGATGACCCCCGATGGCAAGATCGTCGAGGCCGAAGCGGCCCACGGCACCGTCACCCGCCACTATCGCCAGCATCAGGCGGGCGAGGCCACCTCGACCAACTCGATCGCCTCGATCTATGCCTGGACCGGCGGCCTGAAGCACCGCGCCAAGCTCGACAACAATGAACAGCTGATGCGCTTTGCCACCACCCTGGAAAAAGTCATCGTCGACACCGTCGAAAGCGGCTTCATGACCAAGGACCTCGCCCTGCTTGTCGGCCCCGATCAGAGCTGGCTGACCACCATGGGCTTCCTTGAAAAAATCGATGAGAACCTGAACAGGGCGCTGGCAGGCTAA
- a CDS encoding HupE/UreJ family protein, whose protein sequence is MKKFTLSALIASLMASPALAHLPPEQHGSFMAGASHPLFGLDHILAMVAVGIWALQIGGRAIWAVPAGFVGAMTLGYIAAGLGAPLPVVEPTILASTLVFGLLATFALKPGLAAGIAIAAFFGLFHGHAHGAELGSATALNFGLGFILVTALLHATGVTLGQLLAKAHPYAPRVLGAASTLLGASLIFG, encoded by the coding sequence ATGAAGAAATTTACCCTCTCCGCCCTGATTGCCAGCCTGATGGCATCCCCTGCCCTGGCCCATTTGCCACCGGAACAACATGGTTCCTTTATGGCCGGCGCCTCGCATCCGCTCTTTGGCTTGGATCACATTCTGGCCATGGTGGCCGTTGGCATCTGGGCACTGCAGATTGGCGGTCGCGCCATCTGGGCCGTGCCCGCGGGCTTCGTCGGCGCAATGACGCTGGGCTATATCGCGGCTGGATTGGGCGCGCCGCTGCCGGTGGTTGAACCGACCATTCTGGCCTCGACCCTTGTCTTTGGCCTGCTGGCCACCTTTGCTCTGAAACCGGGCCTGGCGGCAGGCATCGCGATTGCCGCGTTTTTCGGCCTGTTCCATGGTCACGCCCACGGCGCCGAACTTGGCTCGGCGACCGCACTGAACTTCGGTCTTGGGTTCATCCTGGTCACAGCCCTGCTGCACGCCACCGGCGTCACACTCGGTCAGCTGCTGGCCAAGGCGCACCCCTACGCCCCGCGCGTTCTGGGCGCCGCCTCGACCCTGCTGGGCGCTTCGCTGATTTTCGGCTGA
- a CDS encoding YitT family protein, which yields MPAPVPIPQSAQKHSVLEDLQGFSIALITTAIGLVIIAQLGFITGQTAGLALVISYLTGYSFSWVFWLINIPFYALAWFRMGTEFTVKSALCVTVLSVLVAIIPDWMSFEHLDPLFGTVAFGILTGYGLLGTFRHKGSLGGLGVVALYAQDRFGIRAGIVQLGFDAVLFTVAFFLFEPSRVLYSLLGAVILNGVIAFNHRRDRYIAD from the coding sequence ATGCCAGCACCTGTTCCGATTCCGCAATCCGCCCAGAAACACAGCGTCCTTGAAGATCTTCAAGGGTTCTCGATCGCGCTGATCACCACGGCGATCGGGTTGGTTATCATTGCCCAGCTCGGCTTCATCACCGGGCAAACCGCCGGGCTCGCGCTGGTGATTTCCTATCTGACGGGCTATTCCTTTTCCTGGGTCTTCTGGCTCATCAACATCCCTTTTTATGCGCTGGCCTGGTTTCGCATGGGCACGGAATTCACCGTCAAATCCGCGCTTTGCGTCACAGTCTTGTCGGTTCTGGTGGCGATCATTCCCGACTGGATGTCCTTTGAACATCTTGATCCGCTGTTTGGCACCGTCGCCTTTGGCATTCTCACGGGCTACGGCCTGCTGGGCACCTTTCGCCACAAAGGATCTCTGGGCGGTCTGGGCGTTGTCGCGCTTTACGCGCAGGACCGCTTCGGCATCCGGGCCGGGATCGTGCAGCTGGGGTTTGACGCCGTACTCTTTACCGTCGCTTTCTTCCTTTTCGAACCGAGCCGGGTTCTGTATTCCCTTCTGGGCGCGGTGATCCTGAATGGTGTGATTGCCTTCAATCACCGCCGTGATCGCTATATCGCGGATTGA
- a CDS encoding YitT family protein, with protein sequence MAQPDARQTPEGEHHRLFEDAQGLLFGTIMCSFALLPLRTLGLITGQIAGFAVLVSYVTGWPFGWIFFVANLPFYWFGYKRLGLRFMLKTFASVAMLSVFTEWFPSLASFENLNPLFGAVIFGFATGAGLLAIFRHGGSLGGIGIIGLYIQDATGFKAGYVQLIFDACLFVAAFFILPLPLVIYSLVGAVVVNLVIAINHRKDRYIAM encoded by the coding sequence ATGGCCCAGCCCGATGCCCGCCAGACGCCGGAAGGCGAACACCACAGGCTGTTCGAGGATGCGCAAGGCCTGCTGTTCGGCACCATCATGTGCTCTTTTGCCCTGCTGCCCCTGCGCACATTGGGGCTTATCACCGGACAGATTGCTGGCTTTGCCGTGCTGGTATCCTATGTCACCGGCTGGCCCTTTGGCTGGATCTTCTTTGTGGCCAACCTGCCCTTCTACTGGTTCGGCTACAAACGCCTCGGCCTGCGCTTCATGCTGAAAACCTTTGCTTCGGTCGCCATGCTGTCGGTGTTCACCGAATGGTTTCCCTCGTTGGCCAGTTTTGAAAATCTCAACCCGCTGTTCGGCGCAGTCATCTTCGGATTTGCGACCGGCGCCGGTCTGTTGGCAATTTTCCGGCACGGCGGCTCGCTGGGCGGGATCGGCATCATCGGTCTCTATATTCAGGACGCGACCGGATTTAAGGCGGGCTACGTGCAGCTAATCTTTGATGCCTGCCTGTTCGTTGCCGCCTTCTTCATCCTGCCGCTGCCGCTGGTGATCTATTCCTTGGTCGGCGCGGTTGTCGTTAACCTTGTCATCGCCATCAATCACCGCAAGGATCGCTACATCGCGATGTGA
- a CDS encoding SMR family transporter, with product MPKHYLFLLAAILSEVIGTSALNASQQFTRLVPSAVVIIGYGLSFYFLSHTLKVMPVGIVYAIWSGLGIVFITLIGLVIFGQKIDLAAALGMGLILAGVLVIHIFSKTVGH from the coding sequence ATGCCCAAACATTATCTGTTCCTGCTTGCTGCGATCCTCTCCGAGGTGATCGGCACCTCAGCGCTGAATGCCTCGCAGCAGTTTACCCGGCTGGTGCCTTCGGCTGTGGTGATCATCGGATACGGCCTGTCCTTCTATTTTCTGTCGCATACGCTCAAGGTCATGCCCGTCGGCATCGTCTATGCCATCTGGTCTGGCCTCGGGATCGTCTTCATCACGCTGATCGGATTGGTGATCTTTGGCCAGAAAATCGATCTGGCCGCTGCTCTGGGCATGGGACTGATCCTTGCGGGCGTTCTGGTCATTCACATCTTCTCCAAAACCGTCGGGCACTGA
- the typA gene encoding translational GTPase TypA: protein MDLRNIAIIAHVDHGKTTLVDELLKQSGTYRENQTTTERAMDSNDLERERGITILAKATSVEWKGHRINIVDTPGHADFGGEVERILSMVDGVVLLVDAAEGPMPQTKFVTSKALALGLRPIVVLNKVDKPDAEPDRALDECFDLFASLDADDDQLDFPHLYASGRSGWCDAELDGPRKNLDALFNLILNHVPAPKQLRHQDEPFKMLATTLGSDPFLGRLLTGRVESGKIKAGATVQALTRNGQKIEQFQVKKIQAFRGLAMAEIDEAIAGDIVSLSGMSKATVSDTICALEIDEPLEAQPIDPPTITVTFGINDSPLAGREGKKVQSRVIRDRLMKEAEVNVAIKVKDTPGGEAFEVSGRGELQMGVLIENMRREGFELSISRPQVIMKEENGQRMEPVEEVTVDVDDEYSGAVIEKLTGARKGDLTEMKQQNGKTRIIAHVPSRGLIGYHGEFLTDTRGTGVLNRVFHGWTPYKGPIPGRRQGVLISMEDGETVAYALWNLEERGKLFLGAQAKVYQGMIIGEHSRDNDLEVNPLKGKKLTNVRASGTDDAVRLTTPTTLSLEEAIAYINDDELVEVTPESIRLRKRYLDPHERKRNAKAAQL, encoded by the coding sequence ATGGATCTTCGTAATATCGCCATCATCGCTCACGTGGACCACGGCAAAACCACGCTTGTGGACGAGCTTCTGAAACAGTCTGGAACCTATCGGGAAAACCAGACCACCACAGAACGCGCCATGGACAGCAATGACCTGGAACGCGAACGCGGGATCACCATCCTCGCCAAAGCGACGTCGGTCGAATGGAAAGGCCATCGCATCAACATCGTGGACACGCCCGGCCACGCCGACTTTGGCGGTGAGGTCGAACGCATCCTGTCCATGGTCGATGGTGTTGTGCTGCTTGTCGACGCCGCCGAAGGCCCGATGCCGCAAACCAAATTCGTAACCTCCAAAGCGCTCGCGCTCGGGCTGCGCCCGATCGTGGTTCTCAACAAGGTCGACAAACCCGACGCCGAACCCGACCGCGCATTGGACGAATGTTTCGATCTCTTTGCCTCGCTCGATGCGGACGACGACCAACTGGATTTCCCGCATCTCTATGCCTCCGGTCGTTCCGGGTGGTGTGACGCGGAACTGGACGGGCCGCGCAAGAATCTTGATGCGCTGTTCAACCTGATCCTGAACCACGTTCCGGCCCCGAAACAGCTCAGACATCAGGACGAGCCGTTCAAGATGCTCGCCACCACGCTGGGGTCCGACCCGTTCCTAGGCCGCCTGCTCACCGGTCGTGTCGAAAGCGGCAAGATCAAAGCCGGCGCCACCGTTCAGGCCCTGACGCGCAATGGCCAGAAAATCGAACAATTTCAGGTCAAGAAAATTCAGGCTTTCCGCGGTCTTGCCATGGCCGAAATCGACGAGGCCATTGCAGGCGATATCGTGTCGCTCTCCGGCATGTCCAAGGCCACCGTGTCCGACACGATTTGTGCGCTGGAAATCGATGAGCCGCTGGAAGCCCAGCCGATCGACCCGCCGACCATCACCGTCACCTTCGGCATCAACGACAGCCCGCTGGCCGGTCGCGAAGGCAAAAAGGTGCAGTCGCGCGTCATCCGCGACCGCCTGATGAAAGAAGCCGAAGTCAACGTGGCCATCAAGGTCAAGGATACCCCCGGCGGCGAAGCCTTCGAGGTCTCCGGGCGCGGCGAATTGCAGATGGGCGTTCTGATTGAAAACATGCGCCGCGAAGGCTTCGAACTGTCGATCTCGCGCCCGCAGGTGATCATGAAGGAAGAAAACGGCCAGCGCATGGAGCCGGTCGAAGAAGTCACCGTCGACGTGGATGACGAATACTCCGGTGCAGTGATCGAAAAACTGACCGGCGCCCGCAAAGGCGATCTGACCGAGATGAAACAGCAGAACGGCAAAACCCGGATCATCGCGCATGTGCCGTCGCGCGGCCTGATCGGCTATCACGGCGAATTCCTGACCGACACCCGCGGCACCGGCGTGCTGAACCGCGTGTTCCACGGCTGGACCCCGTACAAAGGCCCGATCCCGGGTCGGCGTCAAGGGGTTCTGATCTCGATGGAGGACGGCGAAACCGTCGCCTATGCGCTGTGGAACCTCGAAGAGCGCGGCAAGCTGTTCCTCGGGGCACAGGCAAAGGTCTATCAGGGCATGATCATCGGCGAGCATTCCCGTGACAACGACCTTGAGGTAAACCCGCTCAAAGGCAAAAAGCTGACCAACGTGCGCGCGTCGGGCACCGATGACGCCGTGCGCCTGACCACCCCGACCACCCTGTCGCTGGAAGAGGCCATCGCCTATATCAACGACGACGAACTGGTCGAAGTGACGCCGGAAAGCATTCGTCTGCGCAAACGCTATCTCGATCCGCATGAGCGCAAACGCAACGCGAAAGCTGCGCAGCTTTAA
- a CDS encoding VOC family protein — MPKLQTQGVHHITITGADRQSTIDFWEGVLGMPFVFEQPNLDAPEQGHLYFDPGDGRLITVFTSEDRKPGRNRIDQGPGSLHHLAFNVSKVTFDQVVVRLDARGVKHSGVKDRGFMDSIYFREPNGILIELASYRFEPPAGCNHTDVLHRAHLIRVAAGDDHIAPVHLADAIEELIAERTHTLSSSQK, encoded by the coding sequence ATGCCCAAACTTCAGACCCAAGGGGTGCATCACATCACGATTACCGGTGCTGACCGGCAGTCGACAATCGACTTTTGGGAGGGTGTGCTGGGCATGCCCTTCGTCTTTGAACAGCCCAATCTCGACGCCCCGGAACAGGGGCATCTCTATTTCGATCCCGGCGATGGCCGGTTGATCACGGTGTTCACATCAGAGGACCGCAAGCCCGGGCGCAACCGGATCGATCAGGGACCGGGCTCGCTGCACCATCTCGCATTCAACGTGTCGAAAGTCACTTTCGATCAGGTGGTCGTCCGCCTTGACGCACGGGGTGTCAAACATTCCGGCGTCAAAGATCGCGGGTTTATGGATTCTATCTATTTCCGGGAACCGAATGGCATACTGATTGAACTGGCATCCTATCGGTTCGAACCGCCGGCAGGCTGCAACCACACCGACGTGCTCCACCGCGCCCATCTGATCCGCGTGGCCGCAGGGGATGACCACATCGCCCCGGTGCATCTGGCCGATGCCATCGAAGAGCTGATCGCGGAGAGAACGCACACGCTTTCCTCATCCCAGAAGTGA
- a CDS encoding DUF1330 domain-containing protein: MPALWIAHVTVTDEEAYGKYAKLAGPAVAKHGGKFIARAARYVQLEGKERPRNVVAKFDSVEAAVACYHSPEYQEALSHARGASERELMVVETEE, from the coding sequence ATGCCCGCACTCTGGATTGCCCATGTGACCGTGACGGATGAAGAGGCCTATGGCAAATATGCCAAGCTGGCCGGGCCAGCCGTGGCCAAACACGGAGGTAAATTCATTGCCCGCGCTGCGCGCTATGTTCAGCTTGAGGGCAAGGAACGTCCGCGTAATGTGGTCGCCAAGTTCGACAGCGTCGAGGCGGCCGTGGCGTGCTATCATTCGCCGGAGTATCAAGAGGCCCTGAGTCATGCTCGCGGCGCCTCTGAACGCGAACTGATGGTTGTTGAAACCGAAGAATAA
- a CDS encoding DUF1330 domain-containing protein, giving the protein MSAYIIATIEVSDAEDYQTYASQTVAQAEAWGGRFLVKGGAPEQVEGESPSRFVVIEFPDRETAKKWYNSPEYQEILPIALRTSRRNIVIVDGV; this is encoded by the coding sequence GTGAGCGCCTATATCATTGCCACGATCGAGGTGAGCGACGCGGAGGATTATCAGACCTACGCGTCGCAGACTGTCGCGCAGGCCGAGGCTTGGGGCGGGCGCTTCCTGGTCAAAGGCGGCGCCCCCGAACAGGTGGAGGGTGAGAGTCCCTCGCGTTTCGTGGTGATCGAGTTTCCGGATCGCGAAACTGCAAAAAAGTGGTACAACTCACCGGAATATCAGGAAATTCTGCCAATTGCGCTGCGTACTTCCCGGCGCAATATCGTGATTGTCGACGGCGTTTAA